In one Electrophorus electricus isolate fEleEle1 chromosome 21, fEleEle1.pri, whole genome shotgun sequence genomic region, the following are encoded:
- the mxi1 gene encoding max-interacting protein 1 isoform X1 has protein sequence MVRSERHRRDVKAEDVFLDSEASVDPQDFDVSSCPFNDVFNSRDSPMDQIGTFLKNVQVLLEAASYLESTERKDGKCEHGYASTFPSIQNSSYQRQRKLRNKKYNNNHNRSTHNELEKNRRAHLRLCLERLKALIPLGPDCNRHTTLGLLNKAKAHIKKLEETDRKSRYQLESLERKQRHLRRQLDSLRCAPGLGEPERIRTDSVGSTLGSERSDRSDSDQEEIEVDVESTEFSHGELDSMSTASTSDLDDHSSLQSLASDEGYSSCSLKLAFNS, from the exons ATGGTAAGAAGTGAGAGGCACCGACGAGACGTGAAGGCTGAAGATGTGTTCTTGGACTCTGAAGCATCTGTGGATCCGCAAGATTTTGATGTGTCTAGTTGTCCTTTCAATGACGTCTTCAACTCCAGAGACTCTCCCATGGACCAGATAGGCACTTTTCTCAAAAATGTGCAAGTTTTGCTGGAGGCAGCGAGTTACCTGGAAAGCACTGAAAGGAAGGATGGAA AGTGCGAACACGGATATGCCTCGACGTTTCCGTCTATTCAAAACTCGAGCTACCAGAGACAAAGGAAACTCCGGAATAAAAAgtacaacaacaaccacaacag GTCTACGCACAACGAATTGGAGAAGAATCG acgAGCCCACCTGCGTCTGTGTCTGGAGCGATTGAAGGCTCTCATACCACTGGGACCAGACTGTAACCGCCACACTACACTGGGCCTGCTCAACAAGGCAAAAGCACATATAAAg AAACTAGAGGAGACTGACCGGAAGTCTCGGTACCAGTTGGAGAGTTTGGAGAGGAAGCAGAGGCACCTCCGCCGGCAGCTGGACTCCCTACGGTGTGCCCCGGGACTCGGAGAGCCCGAGCGGATACGCACAGACAGCGTGGGCTCCACCCTGGGCTCCGAACGCTCCGACCGTTCCGACTCCGACCAag AGGAGATCGAGGTGGACGTAGAGAGTACCGAGTTCTCCCATGGAGAGCTGGACAGCATGAGCACAGCCAGCACCAGTGACCTGGATGATCACAGCAGCCTGCAGAGCCTGGCTAGTGATGAGGGCTACTCCTCCTGCAGCCTCAAGCTTGCCTTCAActcctag
- the mxi1 gene encoding max-interacting protein 1 isoform X2 — MTAVLNIQRLLEAAEYLERRERECEHGYASTFPSIQNSSYQRQRKLRNKKYNNNHNRSTHNELEKNRRAHLRLCLERLKALIPLGPDCNRHTTLGLLNKAKAHIKKLEETDRKSRYQLESLERKQRHLRRQLDSLRCAPGLGEPERIRTDSVGSTLGSERSDRSDSDQEEIEVDVESTEFSHGELDSMSTASTSDLDDHSSLQSLASDEGYSSCSLKLAFNS, encoded by the exons ATGACTGCGGTGCTAAATATCCAGAGATTGTTGGAAGCTGCCGAATATTTAGAgcggagagaaagag AGTGCGAACACGGATATGCCTCGACGTTTCCGTCTATTCAAAACTCGAGCTACCAGAGACAAAGGAAACTCCGGAATAAAAAgtacaacaacaaccacaacag GTCTACGCACAACGAATTGGAGAAGAATCG acgAGCCCACCTGCGTCTGTGTCTGGAGCGATTGAAGGCTCTCATACCACTGGGACCAGACTGTAACCGCCACACTACACTGGGCCTGCTCAACAAGGCAAAAGCACATATAAAg AAACTAGAGGAGACTGACCGGAAGTCTCGGTACCAGTTGGAGAGTTTGGAGAGGAAGCAGAGGCACCTCCGCCGGCAGCTGGACTCCCTACGGTGTGCCCCGGGACTCGGAGAGCCCGAGCGGATACGCACAGACAGCGTGGGCTCCACCCTGGGCTCCGAACGCTCCGACCGTTCCGACTCCGACCAag AGGAGATCGAGGTGGACGTAGAGAGTACCGAGTTCTCCCATGGAGAGCTGGACAGCATGAGCACAGCCAGCACCAGTGACCTGGATGATCACAGCAGCCTGCAGAGCCTGGCTAGTGATGAGGGCTACTCCTCCTGCAGCCTCAAGCTTGCCTTCAActcctag